In Oreochromis niloticus isolate F11D_XX linkage group LG18, O_niloticus_UMD_NMBU, whole genome shotgun sequence, one genomic interval encodes:
- the LOC100690617 gene encoding chemokine XC receptor 1 has translation MDSVDTASTSLDSTPYTYDYDYDELCNKTGVIQFGAIFTPVFFSIVVILSIFGNILVLVVLVKFENLKSLTNTFILNLAVSDLFFTASLPFWAYYNMHGWTLGEHACKIVNFIFCLGFYSSGILLILMTAHRYIAVINPLSDIVSTTGYYSIVASAVIWVVSILVSSLAFAASKVAESKYCVYADSFWSLWGIYQQNILFIITSVVFMFCYTHIMCRLLHPVQRRRNKTLKLIFILMVVFLIGWVPYNLVIFLQSFSYWPRESDSLAEDCQYSKNLDYALEITRLFAFSQCCLNPVFYVFVGVKFKTHLKKMLKSLGRKKNNNSFRKRQSRPTITSVTSGEEFSEAP, from the coding sequence ATGGATTCCGTAGATACTGCCAGCACCAGCCTTGACTCAACCCCGTACACCTATGATTATGACTACGATGAACTCTGCAACAAAACAGGTGTCATCCAATTTGGAGCGATCTTCACTCCAGTGTTTTTCTCGATTGTGGTGATCCTCAGCATCTTTGGCAACATCCTGGTCCTCGTGGTGTTGGTCAAGTTTGAGAATTTGAAATCCCTCACCAACACCTTCATCCTGAATCTGGCTGTATCAGATCTcttcttcacagcttctctgcCCTTCTGGGCTTACTACAACATGCACGGATGGACCTTAGGGGAGCATGCATGCAAAATAGTGAACTTTATCTTCTGCCTTGGATTCTACAGCAGCGGTATCCTCCTCATCCTGATGACTGCTCACCGCTATATAGCTGTTATAAATCCTCTGTCTGACATTGTTTCCACCACAGGCTATTACAGTATTGTAGCATCTGCGGTCATTTGGGTCGTTAGCATCCTGGTTTCCAGTCTAGCTTTCGCTGCCAGCAAAGTTGCAGAGTCAAAGTACTGTGTATATGCAGATTCTTTTTGGAGCTTGTGGGGAATCTACCAGCAAAACATTCTCTTTATAATTACCTCAGTGGTATTCATGTTTTGCTACACTCATATCATGTGCAGGTTGCTTCATCCTGTGCAAAGAAGACGAAACAAAACTTTGAAACTAATTTTTATTCTCATGGTTGTTTTCCTTATTGGATGGGTACCTTACAATTTAGTGATATTTCTGCAGTCATTTTCCTACTGGCCAAGAGAAAGTGACTCATTAGCGGAAGATTGTCAATATAGCAAAAACCTGGATTATGCGCTTGAGATTACTCGACTTTTTGCCTTTTCACAATGCTGCCTTAACcctgtgttttatgtgtttgtggGGGTTAAATTCAAAACCCATTTGAAGAAAATGCTAAAGAGCTTGGGccgcaaaaaaaacaacaacagttttcgCAAGAGACAAAGCCGGCCCACAATAACATCGGTAACAAGTGGTGAAGAGTTTTCAGAGGCACCTTGA